A window from Lampris incognitus isolate fLamInc1 chromosome 5, fLamInc1.hap2, whole genome shotgun sequence encodes these proteins:
- the LOC130112946 gene encoding tetratricopeptide repeat protein 39B-like — MVSHKLSSYLEEKGIHYIRTAFYNTAANGGVERLNQSLKNGIRAHLAQGCIVNISLLQTPLHYCATPHATTVVSPASLMRGRELQLPLNRLYPALSWPTLQLTQFKPQPTHNLSRSAESSAQQHSGSLMALIGMLATCTRSPKMDLETTLKECSAALDLFLNNKFSKALAVLEPRKNESIYHATGYSSILVMQAGMTFEPKDIEAAMTSLKESQQICQRFRKKTGIMETITNLWNRQSDDNQTEEEMHAELCYAEVLLQKAALTFLDESVISFIKGGMWIRNSYQIFKNCQAMADISENREDCGKTHIHFRGGVNMGIGSFNLMLSMLPSRVLKLMEFLGFSGDREVGLSQLREGAASNNLRSILSTLTLLMFHLYISVILGTGEVDLSEAEALLQPYATKFPNGALILFYTARISLLKGNFTFAQEMFLACIAAQQEWRQIHHLCYWELTWAYCFEQNWSEAYRYADVLCKESKWSKAIYVFQKAAILSMLPEQEVKRTGENVGELFRQVDSLRLRIAGKSIPTEKFAARKAQRYLSSNPVKLVVPALEMMYVWNGFTIVGKRSELTGSILATIERAEQQLKDESNPSEYHLDDRCVVQLLKGLCLRQLGHLVQAELCFKHVISSENDIKYDKYLVPFATYEMGLLHRDKGDTDKAISLLEKAKMDYKDYNMESKLHFRIHAALNTMGSYPSNLPALRMPA, encoded by the exons ATGGTCTCACACAAACTGTCGTCCTACCTGGAAGAGAAAGGGATCCACTATATTCGTACAGCTTTCTATAACACAGCTGCCAATGGCGGGGTGGAACGGCTGAATCAGTCCTTAAAGAACGGAATCAGGGCGCACCTCGCCCAAGGGTGCATAGTCAATATCAGCCTCCTCCAGACACCACTACACTATTGCGCCACCCCACATGCCACCACTGTAgtctccccagcctccctcatgcGAGGACGGGAGCTTCAGCTACCTCTGAATAGGCTCTACCCTGCCCTGTCCTGGCCCACGCTCCAACTCACCCAGTTCAAGCCACAGCCAACACAT AACCTGTCCAGGTCAGCCGAGAGCTCGGCCCAACAACATTCAGGCTCATTGATGGCCCTCATTGGCATGCTAGCCACCTGCACAAG ATCACCCAAAATGGATTTAGAGACTACATTGAAGGAGTGCTCTGCTGCCCTTGACTTGTTTCTCAATAACAAGTTCTCTAAAGCACTGGCTGTCTTAGAACCCAG AAAGAACGAGAGTATTTACCATGCAACAGGCTACAGCAGTATCTTGGTGATGCAGGCAGGCATGACCTTTGAACCAAAAGACATAGAAGCCGCCATGACGTCACTGAAGGAGTCTCAACAAATATGCCAGAG aTTTCGAAAAAAGACTGGAATTATGGAAACCATAACAAACCTGTGGAATCGGCAATCAGACGACAACCAGACAGAAG AGGAGATGCATGCAGAGCTGTGCTATGCTGAGGTTCTTCTGCAGAAGGCAGCTCTCACTTTCTTAGATGAGAGTGTAATTAGCTtcatcaaaggaggcatgtggatcCGAAACAGTTATCAGATTTTTAA GAATTGCCAAGCCATGGCTGATATCTCTGAAAACAGAGAAGACTGTGGGaaaacacacattcatttcagagGTGGTGTCAACATGGGCATTGGATCATTCAACCTG ATGCTGTCTATGCTCCCATCCAGAGTCCTCAAATTGATGGAGTTTTTGGGCTTTTCTGGAGACCGG GAGGTCGGTTTGTCACAGCTAAGAGAGGGGGCAGCCAGCAACAACTTACGCTCCATCCTCAGCACCCTAACTCTGCTGATGTTCCACCTCTACATCAGTGTAATACTAG GTACTGGTGAAGTTGATCTGTCAGAAGCTGAAGCTCTGCTTCAACCATATGCTACAAAGTTCCCTAAT GGGGCCCTTATTCTTTTTTACACTGCAAGAATTTCTTTGCTTAAAGGAAACTTCACATTT GCCCAGGAAATGTTCTTGGCATGCATTGCAGCACAGCAAGAGTGGCGTCAAATTCACCATCTGTGCTACTGGGAGCTGACATGGGCCTACTGCTTTGAGCAAAACTGGAGCGAAGCCTACCGTTACGCTGACGTGCTCTGCAAAGAGAGCAAATGGTCCAAG GCCATCTACGTATTCCAGAAAGCTGCAATTTTAAGCATGCTCCCAGAGCAAGAGGTAAAGAGGACGGGAGAAAATGTAGGAGAGTTATTCAG ACAGGTGGATAGCCTCAGACTGAGAATTGCTGGGAAGTCTATTCCAACGGAGAAGTTTGCAGCAAGGAAGGCACAGCGATACCTCTCTTCTAACCCCGTGAAACTAGTCGTCCCTGCCCTG GAAATGATGTATGTATGGAATGGCTTCACAATAGTTGGCAAAAGATCAGAGTTGACTGGGAGCATCCTGGCCACCATAGAGAGAGCAGAGCAACAGCTTAAGGATGAATCAA ACCCTTCAGAGTATCACCTTGATGACCGATGTGTCGTCCAGTTACTGAAGGGCCTGTGTCTCAGGCAGCTGGGACACCTTGTCCAGGCTGAGCTCTGCTTTAAGCATGTCATTTCCAG TGAAAATGATATTAAGTATGACAAATATCTGGTGCCATTCGCCACATATGAGATGGGCCTGCTTCATAGGGACAAAGGTGATACAGATAAGGCCATCTCACTGTTGGAAAAAGCCAA aatgGACTACAAGGACTACAACATGGAGTCAAAGTTACACTTCCGCATTCATGCAGCACTCAACACCATGGGCTCTTACCCCAGTAACCTTCCAGCCTTGCGTATGCCAGCTTGA